A single genomic interval of Antechinus flavipes isolate AdamAnt ecotype Samford, QLD, Australia chromosome 1, AdamAnt_v2, whole genome shotgun sequence harbors:
- the YDJC gene encoding carbohydrate deacetylase isoform X2, with product MLPLAPPRPRPPAPHPPGPAPTWPLSSPPAQETVSGPSFGPTLVVPPPPAPSGRSAMASPATLSCPPAANGPRVRLVVTGDDFGYCPRRDQGMVEAFLAGALTGVSLLVNGASADTAAQLARRHRIPAGLHANLSEGRPVSPSLGSGASLVGPGGFFLGKMGFRKALAEGRVALGEVREELRAQLRCFLDLLGCEPTHVDGHQHVHVLPGGRMHTLV from the exons ATGCTGCCATTGGCTCCACCCCGGCCTCGCCCTCCCGCCCCGCATCCTCCTGGCCCCGCCCCCACCTGgcctctttcctcccccccaGCCCAGGAGACTGTTTCCGGGCCCAGCTTCGGACCGACCCTCgttgtcccccctccccccgcaccGAGCGGCCGCTCAGCCATGGCCAGCCCTGCCACTCTCTCCTGCCCGCCTGCGGCGAACGGGCCCCGCGTGCGGCTCGTCGTCACCGGGGATGACTTCGGCTACTGCCCGCGGCGGGACCAGGGCATGGTGGAGGCCTTCCTGGCCGGGGCGCTGACCGGGGTCTCCCTCCTGGTCAATGGCGCGTCCGCCGACACCGCGGCCCAGCTGGCCCGCAG GCACCGCATCCCCGCCGGCCTTCACGCCAACCTGAGCGAGGGGCGACCCGTGAGCCCCAGCCTGGGCTCCGGGGCCTCTCTGGTCGGCCCCGGGGGCTTCTTCTTGGGCAAGATGGGCTTCCGCAAGGCGTTGGCCGAGGGCCGGGTGGCATTAGGCGAG GTGCGGGAGGAGCTCCGGGCACAGCTCCGCTGCTTCCTGGACCTCTTGGGCTGCGAGCCCACCCACGTGGACGGCCACCAGCACGTGCACGTGCTCCCAG GTGGCCGGATGCATACATTGGTTTGA
- the YDJC gene encoding carbohydrate deacetylase isoform X1, protein MLPLAPPRPRPPAPHPPGPAPTWPLSSPPAQETVSGPSFGPTLVVPPPPAPSGRSAMASPATLSCPPAANGPRVRLVVTGDDFGYCPRRDQGMVEAFLAGALTGVSLLVNGASADTAAQLARRHRIPAGLHANLSEGRPVSPSLGSGASLVGPGGFFLGKMGFRKALAEGRVALGEVREELRAQLRCFLDLLGCEPTHVDGHQHVHVLPGVRQVFAEVLQEHGVQYTRVPVEFGLRRCEWLEPQLRTFALAVEEDARAAKEAFEELGLRWPDAYIGLSTMGKDMSVGRIKAAIDQAVQSVLGPEDILQGGRAVTLELMTHPGYPSVSPTSGCGEGPDAFSRSWERLHELQILLDPALHNFYRQRSIKLCAFEDF, encoded by the exons ATGCTGCCATTGGCTCCACCCCGGCCTCGCCCTCCCGCCCCGCATCCTCCTGGCCCCGCCCCCACCTGgcctctttcctcccccccaGCCCAGGAGACTGTTTCCGGGCCCAGCTTCGGACCGACCCTCgttgtcccccctccccccgcaccGAGCGGCCGCTCAGCCATGGCCAGCCCTGCCACTCTCTCCTGCCCGCCTGCGGCGAACGGGCCCCGCGTGCGGCTCGTCGTCACCGGGGATGACTTCGGCTACTGCCCGCGGCGGGACCAGGGCATGGTGGAGGCCTTCCTGGCCGGGGCGCTGACCGGGGTCTCCCTCCTGGTCAATGGCGCGTCCGCCGACACCGCGGCCCAGCTGGCCCGCAG GCACCGCATCCCCGCCGGCCTTCACGCCAACCTGAGCGAGGGGCGACCCGTGAGCCCCAGCCTGGGCTCCGGGGCCTCTCTGGTCGGCCCCGGGGGCTTCTTCTTGGGCAAGATGGGCTTCCGCAAGGCGTTGGCCGAGGGCCGGGTGGCATTAGGCGAG GTGCGGGAGGAGCTCCGGGCACAGCTCCGCTGCTTCCTGGACCTCTTGGGCTGCGAGCCCACCCACGTGGACGGCCACCAGCACGTGCACGTGCTCCCAG GTGTGCGCCAGGTGTTCGCCGAGGTGCTGCAGGAGCACGGGGTCCAGTACACGCGGGTGCCGGTGGAGTTCGGCCTGCGCCGCTGCGAGTGGCTGGAGCCCCAGCTGCGGACCTTCGCCTTGGCGGTGGAGGAGGATGCCCGGGCCGCCAAGGAGGCGTTCGAAGAGCTGGGCCTCCG GTGGCCGGATGCATACATTGGTTTGAGCACTATGGGCAAAGACATGTCTGTGGGCAGGATCAAAGCTGCCATTGACCAGGCCGTGCAGAGCGTCCTGGGCCCGGAGGACATCCTGCAGGGAGGCCGAGCCGTCACCCTGGAGCTCATGACCCATCCTGGCTACCCCAGCGTGTCACCCACCAGCGGCTGCGGGGAAGGGCCCGACGCCTTCTCCCGGTCCTGGGAGCGGCTCCATGAGCTGCAGATCCTGCTGGACCCGGCACTCCACAACTTCTACCGGCAGAGGAGCATCAAGCTGTGTGCCTTCGAGGACTTctga